In Ovis canadensis isolate MfBH-ARS-UI-01 breed Bighorn chromosome 3, ARS-UI_OviCan_v2, whole genome shotgun sequence, one DNA window encodes the following:
- the TNFRSF13C gene encoding tumor necrosis factor receptor superfamily member 13C isoform X1, producing the protein MPRGRRSLRGKDRPAPTQCLQTQCFDPLVRNCVACSLLRTTEPRLASPSSGPPPPHAPLPSAPCSPCPSPPAGGPSSLAPGTALQPQESAGPGTPAEAEAALPLPALLFGAPALLGLALALALIGLVTWKRRRRQPGAAVVPEAPEAAEAPDGDPDKPLDVDTALSPGTLDATAPIWLLPSEDPAATPPTHSVPVPATELGSTELVTTKTTGPELQ; encoded by the exons ATGCCGCGAGGGCGGAGAAGCCTGCGGGGCAAGGACCGGCCGGCACCCACGCAGTGCCTGCAGACCCAGTGCTTCGACCCGCTGGTCCGCAACTGTGTGGCCTGCAGTCTCCTCCGGACGACGGAGCCTAGGCTGG CCTCACCTTCCTccggccctccccctccccacgcccccctcccctccgcccccTGCTCCCCCTGCCCGTCCCCTCCAGCAGGCGGCCCAAGCAGCCTGGCGCCCGGGACGGCGCTGCAGCCGCAGGAGTCGGCGGGCCCCGGGACCCCCGCGGAGGCCGAAGCGGCGCTGCCGCTCCCGGCGCTGCTCTTCGGAGCCCCCGCGCTGCTGGGCCTGGCGCTGGCCCTGGCCCTGATCGGGCTGGTGACCTGGAAGCGCCGGCGGCGGCAGCCGGGCGCGGCGGTGGTCCCTGAGGCTCCGGAGGCCGCGGAGGCGCCGGACGGAGACCCAGACA AGCCCCTGGATGTTGATACCGCACTCTCCCCCGGAACCCTGGATGCCACGGCTCCCATCTGGCTTCTgcccagtgaagacccagcggcCACCCCACCTACCCACAGCGTCCCTGTGCCAGCCACAGAGCTGGGTTCCACTGAGCTGGTGACCACCAAGACGACCGGGCCTGAGCTACAGTAG
- the TNFRSF13C gene encoding tumor necrosis factor receptor superfamily member 13C isoform X3 has protein sequence MPRGRRSLRGKDRPAPTQCLQTQCFDPLVRNCVACSLLRTTEPRLGGPSSLAPGTALQPQESAGPGTPAEAEAALPLPALLFGAPALLGLALALALIGLVTWKRRRRQPGAAVVPEAPEAAEAPDGDPDKPLDVDTALSPGTLDATAPIWLLPSEDPAATPPTHSVPVPATELGSTELVTTKTTGPELQ, from the exons ATGCCGCGAGGGCGGAGAAGCCTGCGGGGCAAGGACCGGCCGGCACCCACGCAGTGCCTGCAGACCCAGTGCTTCGACCCGCTGGTCCGCAACTGTGTGGCCTGCAGTCTCCTCCGGACGACGGAGCCTAGGCTGG GCGGCCCAAGCAGCCTGGCGCCCGGGACGGCGCTGCAGCCGCAGGAGTCGGCGGGCCCCGGGACCCCCGCGGAGGCCGAAGCGGCGCTGCCGCTCCCGGCGCTGCTCTTCGGAGCCCCCGCGCTGCTGGGCCTGGCGCTGGCCCTGGCCCTGATCGGGCTGGTGACCTGGAAGCGCCGGCGGCGGCAGCCGGGCGCGGCGGTGGTCCCTGAGGCTCCGGAGGCCGCGGAGGCGCCGGACGGAGACCCAGACA AGCCCCTGGATGTTGATACCGCACTCTCCCCCGGAACCCTGGATGCCACGGCTCCCATCTGGCTTCTgcccagtgaagacccagcggcCACCCCACCTACCCACAGCGTCCCTGTGCCAGCCACAGAGCTGGGTTCCACTGAGCTGGTGACCACCAAGACGACCGGGCCTGAGCTACAGTAG
- the TNFRSF13C gene encoding tumor necrosis factor receptor superfamily member 13C isoform X2, with the protein MPRGRRSLRGKDRPAPTQCLQTQCFDPLVRNCVACSLLRTTEPRLAGGPSSLAPGTALQPQESAGPGTPAEAEAALPLPALLFGAPALLGLALALALIGLVTWKRRRRQPGAAVVPEAPEAAEAPDGDPDKPLDVDTALSPGTLDATAPIWLLPSEDPAATPPTHSVPVPATELGSTELVTTKTTGPELQ; encoded by the exons ATGCCGCGAGGGCGGAGAAGCCTGCGGGGCAAGGACCGGCCGGCACCCACGCAGTGCCTGCAGACCCAGTGCTTCGACCCGCTGGTCCGCAACTGTGTGGCCTGCAGTCTCCTCCGGACGACGGAGCCTAGGCTGG CAGGCGGCCCAAGCAGCCTGGCGCCCGGGACGGCGCTGCAGCCGCAGGAGTCGGCGGGCCCCGGGACCCCCGCGGAGGCCGAAGCGGCGCTGCCGCTCCCGGCGCTGCTCTTCGGAGCCCCCGCGCTGCTGGGCCTGGCGCTGGCCCTGGCCCTGATCGGGCTGGTGACCTGGAAGCGCCGGCGGCGGCAGCCGGGCGCGGCGGTGGTCCCTGAGGCTCCGGAGGCCGCGGAGGCGCCGGACGGAGACCCAGACA AGCCCCTGGATGTTGATACCGCACTCTCCCCCGGAACCCTGGATGCCACGGCTCCCATCTGGCTTCTgcccagtgaagacccagcggcCACCCCACCTACCCACAGCGTCCCTGTGCCAGCCACAGAGCTGGGTTCCACTGAGCTGGTGACCACCAAGACGACCGGGCCTGAGCTACAGTAG